A window from Ignavibacteriota bacterium encodes these proteins:
- a CDS encoding MaoC family dehydratase translates to MQPNRLGNYFEDFEEGEIISHSLSKTIYESDNNLFSLLTMNYHPLHTNSHYSKNEIYGKPIVVGTLVFSLVVGITVLDISGKAIANLEYKNVKHLNPVFTNDTIYAKTKILSKEESKSKNDRGIITVETIAYNQNNLEVLSFTRLILIKKRNYDE, encoded by the coding sequence ATGCAGCCAAATAGATTAGGAAATTATTTTGAGGATTTTGAAGAAGGTGAAATTATTTCACATTCTCTATCTAAGACTATATACGAAAGTGATAATAATTTATTCAGTCTTTTAACTATGAATTATCATCCGCTTCATACAAATTCTCATTATTCCAAAAATGAAATTTATGGGAAACCAATCGTTGTTGGAACATTAGTTTTTAGTTTGGTTGTGGGAATTACGGTTTTAGATATTAGTGGAAAAGCAATTGCAAATTTAGAATATAAAAATGTTAAACACTTAAATCCTGTTTTTACTAATGATACAATTTATGCAAAAACAAAAATCTTAAGTAAAGAAGAATCAAAAAGTAAAAATGATAGAGGAATAATTACGGTAGAGACGATTGCATATAATCAAAATAATCTCGAAGTATTAAGTTTTACAAGACTAATACTTATAAAAAAAAGGAATTATGATGAATAA
- a CDS encoding CoA ester lyase, with protein MNNNFLLRSLMFVPGNNIKLLESAAKSKADVLLLDIEDSVPNSYNKQYARDTIQQFIAEGKFANYSVFPRVNDRESGHLLKDIYQLTIPGIDGFMYPKSTKGEDIYFFDKLLETIEYEKNLPIGSFKIIPLIETTGAVLNVQDICKASKRVLAIAYGCEDFITDLGGIHDAEALSLFTPRAMIAMAAKANKVVPIDTVHINVHDLVDLEKNLKIAKNLGFEGMLILNPKEIDLVHKYFTPNSLEIENAKEILDSYQKAQKEGTGVTIINGKFIGPPIVSAAKKILSKYEKLNKNKKNVVVINTLSNVSKKNSDTDQNKFKLKV; from the coding sequence ATGAATAATAACTTTTTACTTCGAAGCTTAATGTTTGTCCCGGGAAATAATATAAAATTATTAGAAAGTGCCGCAAAATCAAAAGCTGACGTTCTTTTATTGGATATTGAAGATTCAGTGCCTAATTCATATAATAAGCAATATGCAAGAGATACAATTCAACAATTTATTGCAGAAGGAAAATTTGCTAATTATTCGGTTTTTCCAAGAGTAAATGATCGAGAAAGCGGACACTTACTCAAGGATATTTATCAATTAACTATTCCGGGAATTGATGGATTTATGTATCCTAAATCAACCAAAGGTGAGGATATTTATTTTTTTGATAAATTACTTGAAACAATAGAATATGAAAAAAATCTTCCCATAGGAAGTTTTAAAATTATTCCATTAATTGAAACTACCGGCGCAGTTTTAAATGTTCAGGATATTTGTAAAGCTTCAAAAAGAGTTTTAGCAATTGCATATGGATGTGAAGATTTTATTACGGATTTGGGTGGAATTCATGATGCAGAAGCATTAAGCTTATTTACACCAAGAGCAATGATTGCAATGGCTGCAAAAGCTAATAAAGTGGTTCCAATTGATACCGTTCATATTAATGTTCATGATTTAGTCGATTTAGAAAAGAATTTAAAGATTGCTAAAAATTTAGGTTTTGAAGGAATGCTGATTCTAAATCCCAAAGAAATTGACTTAGTACATAAATATTTTACCCCGAATTCTCTTGAAATTGAAAATGCGAAAGAGATATTAGATAGTTATCAAAAAGCACAAAAAGAAGGAACTGGCGTTACAATCATAAATGGAAAATTTATCGGTCCTCCAATAGTTTCGGCAGCAAAAAAAATTTTATCAAAATATGAAAAACTTAATAAAAATAAGAAAAATGTGGTTGTAATAAATACTCTATCAAATGTTAGTAAAAAGAATTCTGACACAGATCAAAATAAATTTAAATTAAAAGTATAA
- a CDS encoding aconitate hydratase: MTANFDMIQKVYANMKSKQDSAREVLGRPMTYSEKVLYAHLWEPTKKEFIRGKDYVDLAPDRVAMQDATAQMALLQFMHSGRKSVAVPSTSHCDHLIQAQVGAVADLARAKDENEEVYNFIESISKRFGVGFWKPGAGIIHQVVLENYAFPGGMMIGTDSHTPNAGGLGMIAIGVGGADAVDVMAGMAWELKWPKLIGIKLTGKLSGWTSPKDVILKVAGILTVKGGTGAIVEYFGEGAKSISCTGKGTICNMGAEIGATTSTFAFDEKMAAYLKATDRVDVAELATQHAKLLTADDGVYENPEKYFDQIIEINLSELEPHLNGPYTPDRAIPISKMKETAKENDFPEELSVGLIGSCTNSSYEDIDRAANIAKQAMSQGLKAKSQFTITPGSEQVRATIERDGQLKTLTDFGGVVLSNACGPCIGMWQRMDNPEQKRNSIVTSFNRNFAKRQDGNPNTLAFVASPEITTALTIAGKITFNPETDVLVNDKGEEIKLDSPYGDELPKDGFKPDLEGFIAPSEKFYNTEVIIKPESKRLQFLERFNEWDGNDFIELPLLLKAKGKCTTDHISMAGSWLKFRGHLDNISDNLFLGAINAFTDKAGEVKNVFTEEYKNVSKVAREYKAEGLGWVVVGDENYGEGSSREHAAMEPRFLNGKAIIVRSFARIHETNLKKQGMLPLTFDNPADYDKVKEDDKISLLGVKNLAPGSQVKMIMKHSDGTTDEVMLNHTFNANQIEWFKAGSALNLIAAQNK; encoded by the coding sequence ATGACTGCAAACTTTGATATGATTCAAAAAGTTTATGCAAATATGAAAAGTAAACAAGATTCTGCCCGAGAAGTTTTAGGCAGACCAATGACTTACTCCGAAAAAGTTTTATATGCTCATCTATGGGAACCAACAAAAAAAGAATTTATTCGTGGAAAAGATTATGTGGATTTAGCTCCGGATAGAGTTGCAATGCAAGATGCAACAGCGCAAATGGCTCTTTTGCAATTTATGCATTCTGGAAGAAAAAGTGTTGCAGTTCCTTCTACATCTCACTGCGATCATTTAATTCAAGCGCAAGTTGGAGCCGTAGCAGATTTAGCAAGAGCAAAGGATGAAAATGAGGAAGTTTATAATTTTATAGAAAGCATTTCAAAAAGATTTGGTGTTGGATTTTGGAAACCAGGAGCCGGAATTATTCACCAAGTAGTTTTAGAAAATTATGCATTTCCTGGCGGAATGATGATTGGAACAGATTCTCACACACCAAATGCCGGCGGATTGGGAATGATTGCAATTGGAGTTGGTGGTGCAGATGCTGTTGATGTTATGGCTGGAATGGCTTGGGAATTGAAATGGCCAAAATTAATTGGAATAAAATTAACCGGAAAACTTTCGGGTTGGACATCACCAAAAGATGTGATTTTAAAAGTTGCCGGAATTTTAACCGTAAAAGGTGGAACCGGTGCAATTGTGGAATATTTTGGTGAAGGTGCAAAATCAATTTCTTGTACCGGAAAAGGAACAATCTGCAATATGGGCGCAGAAATTGGAGCAACTACTTCTACTTTTGCTTTCGATGAAAAAATGGCAGCATATTTAAAAGCTACCGATCGCGTAGATGTTGCGGAATTAGCAACACAACACGCAAAACTTTTAACTGCCGATGATGGAGTTTATGAAAATCCCGAAAAATATTTTGATCAAATTATAGAAATTAATTTAAGCGAACTTGAACCTCACTTGAATGGACCATACACTCCGGATCGTGCAATTCCAATTTCAAAAATGAAAGAAACAGCAAAAGAAAATGATTTTCCGGAAGAACTAAGTGTTGGATTAATTGGAAGCTGCACAAATTCAAGTTATGAAGATATTGACCGCGCTGCAAATATTGCAAAACAAGCAATGTCACAAGGATTAAAGGCAAAATCACAATTCACAATCACTCCGGGCTCTGAGCAAGTTAGAGCAACAATTGAACGCGATGGACAATTAAAAACTCTTACGGATTTTGGCGGAGTTGTTCTTTCAAATGCTTGCGGACCTTGCATTGGAATGTGGCAAAGAATGGATAATCCCGAACAAAAAAGAAACAGCATTGTAACTTCATTCAACAGAAATTTTGCAAAACGCCAAGACGGAAATCCTAATACATTAGCTTTTGTTGCATCTCCCGAAATAACAACAGCTTTAACAATTGCCGGAAAAATTACATTTAATCCTGAAACTGATGTTTTGGTAAATGATAAAGGTGAAGAAATAAAATTAGATTCTCCTTATGGAGATGAATTGCCGAAAGATGGATTTAAGCCAGATTTGGAAGGCTTTATAGCTCCATCCGAAAAATTTTATAACACAGAAGTAATTATAAAACCTGAAAGTAAAAGACTTCAATTTTTAGAAAGATTTAATGAATGGGATGGAAATGATTTTATCGAATTACCATTATTGTTAAAAGCAAAAGGTAAATGTACAACCGATCATATTTCTATGGCTGGTTCTTGGCTAAAATTCCGCGGACATTTAGATAACATTTCAGATAATTTATTTTTGGGTGCAATAAATGCATTTACTGATAAAGCTGGGGAAGTGAAAAATGTTTTCACTGAAGAATATAAAAATGTAAGTAAAGTTGCCCGTGAATATAAAGCAGAAGGTTTGGGCTGGGTTGTTGTTGGTGATGAAAATTATGGCGAAGGTTCATCTCGTGAACATGCAGCAATGGAACCAAGATTCTTAAACGGTAAAGCTATTATTGTTAGAAGTTTTGCACGAATTCACGAAACTAATTTGAAGAAACAAGGAATGCTTCCGTTAACTTTTGATAATCCCGCAGATTATGATAAAGTAAAAGAAGATGATAAAATCAGCTTGCTTGGTGTAAAAAATTTAGCTCCCGGTTCACAAGTAAAAATGATTATGAAACATTCTGATGGAACAACCGATGAAGTAATGTTAAATCATACATTTAATGCAAATCAAATTGAATGGTTTAAAGCCGGTAGCGCATTAAATTTAATTGCAGCACAAAATAAATAA
- a CDS encoding SLAC1 anion channel family protein: MERLKNFPINFFSIILGLTGFTLALQRSETFLHNPIKVSSIILALTILIFLVILIIYFLKTVKFRSEVLNEFNHPIKLSFFPTISISFIMLSVALVKIDFTVSKTLWIIGTIGQLLLTLKIISIWIQHTHFEILHMNPAWFIPAVGNILVPISGTDFFSSEISWFFFSIGFFFWIILMVIFFNRIIFHHPLPERLLPTLFILIAPPAVGFISYFKLSGEVNEFSKILYYFALFLTLLLFFQIKMFGKIKFYFSWWAYSFPLSAITIATILMYHQTHFVFFSYLSISLLIILTLAIGIIFYKTVIAIKNKEVCVEE; the protein is encoded by the coding sequence ATGGAACGACTCAAAAATTTCCCAATCAATTTTTTCTCTATAATCTTAGGCTTAACCGGATTTACTTTAGCACTTCAAAGAAGCGAAACTTTTTTACATAATCCAATTAAAGTAAGCTCAATTATTTTAGCACTTACAATTTTAATATTTCTGGTAATTCTAATAATTTATTTTCTTAAAACTGTAAAGTTTAGATCAGAAGTTTTAAATGAATTTAATCATCCAATTAAACTAAGTTTTTTCCCAACAATTTCAATCAGCTTTATAATGCTTAGTGTGGCATTGGTTAAAATTGATTTTACAGTTTCAAAAACTCTTTGGATTATTGGTACAATTGGACAGCTTTTACTAACACTCAAAATAATTTCAATTTGGATTCAGCACACACATTTTGAAATTTTACATATGAATCCAGCTTGGTTTATACCTGCTGTTGGGAATATTTTGGTACCAATTTCCGGTACAGATTTTTTTTCAAGTGAAATTTCTTGGTTCTTCTTTTCAATTGGATTTTTCTTCTGGATAATTTTAATGGTGATATTTTTCAATCGAATTATATTTCATCATCCTTTGCCTGAAAGATTGCTTCCTACATTATTTATTTTAATTGCACCGCCGGCAGTTGGTTTTATTTCCTATTTTAAACTAAGTGGAGAAGTAAATGAATTCTCAAAAATACTTTATTACTTTGCACTTTTCTTAACATTGCTGCTTTTTTTTCAGATAAAAATGTTTGGTAAAATTAAATTTTATTTTTCATGGTGGGCTTATTCATTCCCGTTATCTGCAATTACAATTGCAACTATTTTAATGTATCATCAAACTCATTTCGTATTTTTTTCATATTTATCAATTAGTTTATTGATAATTCTAACTTTGGCAATTGGAATAATTTTTTATAAAACAGTTATCGCAATTAAGAATAAAGAAGTTTGTGTGGAAGAATAG
- a CDS encoding DinB family protein, translating to MSLQLSITNSVDYNVWVTEQLIIWLKKHSEELLQRECPSSFNSIARTLKHISDTQFYWSAMIRGTESHNFEYNATEVNVQQEMQNLASEAKLLATYVKGNLEAMSQTHLIESEWFTSNFAKYEYLQHLIIHTTYHRGQIVTMGHNLGITDAPMLDYNYWNVMRQQSN from the coding sequence ATGAGCTTACAATTAAGTATTACAAACAGCGTTGATTACAACGTTTGGGTAACAGAACAATTAATCATTTGGCTTAAAAAGCATTCGGAAGAATTATTGCAAAGGGAATGCCCATCAAGTTTTAACAGTATTGCAAGAACACTTAAACACATTAGCGATACTCAATTTTATTGGTCAGCAATGATACGTGGAACTGAATCACATAATTTTGAATACAATGCAACCGAAGTTAATGTTCAACAAGAAATGCAAAATTTAGCAAGTGAAGCAAAACTATTAGCGACCTATGTAAAAGGAAATCTTGAAGCAATGAGCCAAACTCACTTGATTGAATCTGAGTGGTTTACTTCAAATTTTGCAAAGTATGAATACTTGCAACATTTGATTATTCATACCACATATCATCGTGGACAAATTGTAACAATGGGACACAATTTAGGAATTACTGACGCTCCTATGCTTGATTATAATTATTGGAATGTAATGAGACAGCAAAGCAATTAA
- a CDS encoding RNA-binding transcriptional accessory protein, whose protein sequence is MNIPQNIAKVLNISKSQIETVLSLFSEEATIPFIARYRKEKTGGLDEDQLREIENLNNYLTLLEDRKAAVLKSIEEQGKLTEELKEKILAADKLQDVEDLYLPYKPKRKTRGTIAKAKGLEPFAHFIIDNPNFSGDINKIAEQYLSEEKEVFTIEDAINGAKDIIAEMISDNAEVRKLVRESLLNSSNICSSKVSKKSADENSKKTDVYEIYHNFKIEITRIKPYQVLALNRGENEGFIKVSFDFVKDDILQNIYKNYFTFKKSFFDNLLNETIIDSFNRLIQPSIEREVRNYLTEIADEHAVKVFASNLKQLLLQPPIMNKIIMGIDPGFVSGSKVAVIDKTGKYLEGETIYPHPPQNKKDFAIQTILKFIKKYNVELVAIGNGTASRETELLVSSIIKDYKLNCHYLIVNEAGASVYSASPIAKQEFPDLEASQRGNISIARRVLDPLAELVKIDPKSIGVGLYQHDVDQKLLNKNLDDVVISCVNYVGVDLNTASSSLLTYVSGLSKRIANNIVKYREENGRFENRNQLKEVTGVGEKLFEQAAGFLKISNGENPLDSTFIHPESYEATEKLLQMCEISSIVINEKGLLVKQFVEKKGIEKIADQLNIGTPTLEDIIENIVKPGRDPREDMPKPILRSDVLKIEDLEVGMTLKGTVRNVVDFGAFVDIGVKQDGLLHISEMANKFVKHPMEIVSVGDIIDIKIKSVDVAKNRIALSMK, encoded by the coding sequence ATGAACATTCCACAAAATATTGCCAAAGTTTTAAATATTAGTAAATCACAAATTGAAACTGTTTTAAGTTTATTTTCAGAAGAAGCTACAATTCCGTTTATCGCAAGATATCGTAAAGAAAAAACGGGCGGATTGGATGAAGATCAATTACGCGAAATTGAAAATTTAAATAATTATTTAACGCTACTTGAAGATAGAAAAGCTGCAGTTCTAAAAAGTATAGAAGAACAAGGAAAATTAACCGAAGAATTAAAAGAAAAAATTCTTGCTGCAGATAAACTTCAAGATGTTGAAGATTTGTATCTTCCATACAAACCAAAACGCAAAACCCGTGGAACTATCGCAAAAGCAAAAGGATTGGAGCCTTTTGCACATTTTATAATTGATAATCCAAATTTCTCCGGTGATATTAATAAAATAGCCGAACAATATTTAAGCGAAGAAAAAGAAGTTTTCACAATTGAAGATGCAATCAACGGAGCAAAAGATATTATTGCAGAAATGATAAGTGATAATGCCGAAGTGAGAAAATTAGTAAGAGAAAGTTTGTTAAATTCCTCCAACATTTGTTCATCTAAAGTAAGTAAAAAATCAGCTGATGAAAATTCTAAGAAAACAGATGTTTATGAAATTTATCACAATTTTAAAATTGAAATCACAAGAATTAAACCATATCAAGTTTTAGCTTTGAACCGCGGCGAGAATGAAGGATTTATCAAAGTTTCTTTCGATTTTGTTAAAGATGATATTCTTCAAAATATTTATAAAAATTATTTTACATTCAAGAAATCATTCTTTGATAATTTACTTAACGAAACAATTATTGATTCGTTCAATCGTTTAATTCAGCCATCAATTGAAAGAGAAGTTAGAAATTATTTAACAGAAATTGCCGATGAACACGCAGTAAAAGTTTTTGCATCAAATTTAAAACAGCTTTTGCTTCAGCCGCCAATTATGAATAAAATTATTATGGGAATTGATCCGGGATTTGTTTCGGGATCAAAAGTAGCGGTAATTGATAAAACCGGAAAATATTTGGAAGGCGAAACAATTTATCCACATCCGCCGCAAAATAAAAAAGATTTTGCAATTCAAACAATTTTAAAATTTATCAAAAAATATAATGTTGAATTAGTTGCAATAGGCAACGGAACCGCAAGCCGTGAAACGGAATTATTGGTTTCATCAATTATTAAAGATTATAAATTGAATTGTCATTATTTAATTGTAAATGAAGCGGGCGCATCTGTATATTCGGCATCGCCAATTGCAAAACAAGAATTTCCGGATTTAGAAGCAAGTCAGCGCGGAAATATTTCAATCGCTCGTAGAGTTTTAGATCCGCTTGCCGAACTTGTAAAAATTGATCCAAAGTCGATTGGTGTTGGTTTGTATCAACACGATGTTGATCAAAAATTATTAAATAAAAATTTAGATGATGTTGTAATAAGCTGTGTGAATTATGTTGGCGTTGATTTAAATACTGCTTCATCTTCACTTTTAACATACGTTTCCGGATTGAGCAAAAGAATTGCAAATAACATTGTTAAATATCGTGAAGAAAACGGAAGATTTGAAAATCGTAATCAACTAAAAGAAGTTACCGGTGTTGGTGAAAAATTATTTGAACAAGCTGCTGGATTTTTAAAAATCAGCAATGGCGAAAATCCACTTGATTCAACTTTTATTCATCCCGAATCTTATGAAGCAACCGAAAAACTTTTGCAAATGTGCGAAATTTCTTCAATTGTAATTAATGAAAAAGGTTTGCTTGTAAAACAATTTGTTGAGAAAAAAGGTATTGAAAAAATTGCCGATCAATTAAATATTGGAACTCCGACTCTCGAAGATATAATTGAAAACATTGTAAAACCCGGCAGAGATCCGCGTGAAGATATGCCAAAACCAATTTTGCGCAGCGATGTTCTAAAAATTGAAGATTTGGAAGTTGGAATGACGTTAAAAGGAACCGTAAGAAATGTTGTAGATTTTGGTGCTTTTGTGGATATTGGAGTTAAACAAGACGGACTTCTTCACATTTCTGAAATGGCAAATAAGTTTGTAAAACATCCGATGGAAATTGTTAGTGTGGGTGATATTATTGATATAAAAATAAAATCTGTTGATGTTGCGAAAAATAGAATTGCTTTAAGTATGAAATAA
- a CDS encoding geranylgeranylglyceryl/heptaprenylglyceryl phosphate synthase, giving the protein MKIYKQIENIIETKGAAYFILIDPDKLPIEKTKSFIQYCEKSGVDGFLIGGSLMINGNLDESIVEVKKYTNLPTIIFPGSVNQVSKFADAVLFLSLISGRNPEHLIGKHVQAAPLIKKYNIEAISTGYILIESGQTTTAEYISGSKPVPRNKPEIAAATALAGEYLGMKLIYLEGGSGAEKSVPEEMITLVSSQVSIPVIVGGGIRTPQEAREKVDAGAKIIITGNYFENEENWNLILKFAQAVHIRNSINI; this is encoded by the coding sequence ATGAAAATTTATAAGCAAATAGAAAATATAATTGAGACAAAAGGCGCAGCTTATTTTATTCTGATTGATCCGGATAAACTGCCGATAGAAAAAACTAAATCATTTATTCAGTATTGTGAAAAAAGCGGTGTTGATGGATTTCTTATTGGCGGAAGTTTAATGATTAATGGAAATTTAGATGAATCAATAGTTGAAGTAAAAAAATATACAAATCTGCCAACTATAATTTTCCCGGGAAGTGTAAATCAAGTTTCAAAATTTGCAGATGCGGTTTTGTTTTTATCCTTAATTAGTGGAAGAAATCCCGAACACTTAATCGGGAAGCATGTTCAAGCTGCACCGCTGATAAAAAAATATAATATTGAAGCTATTTCTACCGGATATATTTTAATAGAATCGGGACAAACTACAACAGCTGAATATATAAGTGGAAGTAAACCCGTTCCTAGAAACAAACCTGAAATTGCCGCAGCAACTGCGCTCGCCGGAGAATATTTGGGCATGAAATTAATTTATTTGGAAGGCGGTTCCGGTGCTGAAAAATCTGTCCCCGAAGAAATGATCACATTGGTTTCATCGCAAGTTTCAATTCCGGTTATTGTTGGCGGTGGAATTAGAACTCCGCAAGAAGCAAGAGAAAAAGTAGATGCCGGTGCAAAAATTATAATCACCGGTAATTATTTTGAAAATGAAGAAAATTGGAATTTAATTCTGAAGTTTGCACAAGCTGTTCATATTAGAAATTCAATAAACATATAA
- a CDS encoding DegT/DnrJ/EryC1/StrS family aminotransferase: MESVDNQILTKDTFSNIEKIFVNQPTLPELDEFIILLKEIWQSKFLTNNGKFHQQLESELANYLGVEYISLFANGTLALIAALQVLDIKGEVITTPYSFVATTHAIKWNGITPVFCDIDPNTCNIDPKKIEKLLTGNTSAILPVHVYGNPCDVEELQEIADAYGLKIIYDAAHAFGVKIKNESILNFGDLSVLSFHATKIYNTFEGGAIISHDPKIKKRIDYLKNFGFDGETTVVFTGINAKMNEMQAALGLLQLKDFEFHKSKRKFITKNYEEELKNINGLRFLSPQNFVSENFAYFPIFIEEKEFGKSRDEVYQTLKNNNIFARRYFYPLISHFPMYRNLETSDPNNLRYAEKISEEVICLPIFSDLSKTSQEKIIKTIIDLSKNQI, from the coding sequence ATGGAATCCGTTGATAACCAAATATTAACAAAAGATACTTTTAGTAATATAGAAAAAATCTTTGTTAATCAACCTACACTTCCGGAATTGGATGAGTTTATTATTCTTTTAAAGGAAATTTGGCAATCAAAATTTTTAACAAATAATGGAAAATTTCATCAGCAATTAGAAAGTGAATTGGCAAATTATCTTGGGGTTGAATATATATCATTATTTGCAAATGGTACATTAGCATTAATTGCTGCACTTCAAGTTTTAGATATTAAAGGAGAAGTAATCACAACTCCTTATAGTTTTGTTGCAACAACTCATGCAATTAAATGGAATGGTATAACACCAGTTTTTTGTGATATTGATCCAAATACTTGTAATATTGATCCAAAAAAAATTGAGAAACTTTTAACCGGCAATACTTCCGCAATTCTTCCGGTTCATGTTTATGGCAATCCATGTGATGTGGAAGAACTTCAAGAAATTGCAGATGCATATGGATTAAAAATTATTTATGATGCGGCACATGCATTCGGTGTTAAAATTAAAAATGAATCAATATTAAATTTTGGTGATTTATCTGTTTTAAGTTTTCACGCAACTAAAATTTATAATACTTTTGAAGGTGGAGCAATTATTTCCCATGATCCAAAAATTAAAAAACGAATTGATTATTTGAAAAATTTTGGATTTGATGGTGAAACAACAGTTGTTTTTACCGGCATTAATGCAAAAATGAATGAAATGCAAGCTGCATTGGGATTACTTCAATTAAAAGATTTCGAATTCCATAAATCTAAAAGAAAATTTATTACAAAAAATTATGAGGAAGAATTAAAGAACATTAATGGTTTAAGATTTTTATCCCCTCAAAATTTTGTTTCAGAAAATTTTGCTTACTTTCCAATTTTCATTGAAGAAAAGGAATTTGGGAAAAGTAGGGATGAAGTATATCAAACATTAAAAAACAATAATATTTTTGCACGAAGATATTTTTATCCGCTAATTAGTCATTTCCCAATGTACAGAAATTTAGAAACTTCAGACCCAAATAATCTTAGATATGCAGAAAAAATTTCTGAAGAAGTTATTTGTTTACCAATATTTTCCGATTTAAGTAAAACTTCTCAAGAAAAGATAATTAAAACGATTATTGACCTTAGCAAGAATCAAATATGA
- a CDS encoding helix-turn-helix domain-containing protein, protein MNIILIIGIFESLVLALLLFLKKNRTISNNLLASFFVIYGINILTAYIEIINQKQGYPYPALIMLTPAFLLLHGPLLWLYIKSLQGSRNIIRKYLFHFLPFVLFIFNLSIRFWFIPDEEKIGLMTSESFQLRWTYFLFVLVIAVSIPTYLFFGLVELNRIQKRVKEFYSTMDNNNLNWLRNLVFVGLILYSIFGFLHISNLFFSFISYKDYQEVAFVIASVFILILGFLGHKQTTFFNSENDFKIINSTNLEINSKVLYDKLEFLMKRSKPYLNPDLTILDLANLMEIDTSELSKYLNKTMELNFYTYINKYRIQTFKEYVESNKFPDYNILGIAFECGFNSKATFNRVFKYFENTTPKAYIQSLKKNKT, encoded by the coding sequence ATGAATATTATCTTAATTATTGGAATATTTGAATCGTTAGTTTTGGCACTCTTATTATTCTTAAAGAAGAATAGAACCATTTCGAACAATTTATTAGCCTCATTTTTTGTTATTTATGGCATAAATATCTTAACTGCATATATTGAAATTATCAATCAAAAACAAGGATATCCTTATCCCGCATTAATTATGCTTACCCCGGCTTTTTTATTGCTGCATGGTCCTTTGCTATGGTTGTATATAAAATCACTTCAAGGTTCAAGAAATATTATTAGGAAATATTTATTTCATTTCCTTCCATTTGTATTATTCATATTTAACCTTTCAATAAGATTTTGGTTTATCCCAGATGAGGAGAAAATTGGGTTGATGACAAGTGAATCTTTTCAATTACGCTGGACTTATTTTTTATTTGTATTAGTTATTGCCGTTTCAATTCCAACTTATCTATTCTTTGGATTAGTCGAACTAAACAGAATTCAGAAAAGGGTAAAAGAATTTTATTCAACTATGGATAACAATAATCTAAATTGGTTAAGAAATTTGGTTTTTGTTGGATTAATCTTATATTCCATTTTTGGATTTCTGCATATATCAAATTTATTCTTCTCATTTATATCATATAAAGACTATCAAGAAGTTGCATTTGTAATTGCATCAGTATTTATATTAATTCTTGGTTTTCTCGGTCATAAGCAAACGACGTTCTTTAATTCTGAAAATGATTTTAAGATTATTAATTCAACAAATCTTGAAATAAACTCTAAAGTGCTGTATGATAAGTTGGAATTTTTAATGAAACGATCAAAGCCATATTTAAATCCGGATCTAACTATTTTAGATTTGGCAAATCTTATGGAAATTGACACAAGTGAATTGTCAAAATATTTGAATAAAACTATGGAGCTGAATTTTTACACTTACATAAACAAATATAGGATTCAAACATTCAAAGAATATGTTGAATCGAATAAATTCCCAGATTATAATATACTTGGAATAGCATTTGAATGTGGATTTAACTCAAAAGCTACATTTAATAGAGTATTTAAGTATTTTGAAAACACAACGCCAAAAGCTTATATACAAAGTCTCAAAAAAAATAAGACGTAA